The following proteins are co-located in the Solea senegalensis isolate Sse05_10M linkage group LG12, IFAPA_SoseM_1, whole genome shotgun sequence genome:
- the gpx3 gene encoding glutathione peroxidase 3 isoform X2, whose amino-acid sequence MRGRNARRQPLAIMSKDIGQLWTFVPPLLLLALLRPCTAQASLTRQCSSSTDGDIYKYNAKTLNGSHNVSFSDYKGMSVLFINVATYUGYTFQYVELNALHDEMKPLGLTILGFPCNQFGKQEPGQKHEILPALKYVRPGNKFVPNFLLFEKGDVNGEYEQEVFTFLKNSCPPVGEDFGPTTDRLFWQPLKISDIKWNFEKFLVGPDGKPVMRWHPSVNISVVRADVHKYLLQRYTQKLFN is encoded by the exons ATGAGAGGAAGGAACGCTAGGAGACAACCGCTCGCTATCATGTCGAAGGATATCGGCCAGTTGTGGACCTTtgtgccgccgctgctgctgctcgcgCTGCTGCGACCATGTACAGCTCAGGCATCGTTGACTCGG CAGTGCAGCTCGTCTACAGATGGTgacatttacaaatacaatgCAAAGACTCTGAACGGGAGTCACAATGTGAGCTTCAGCGACTACAAAGGCATGAGTGTCCTTTTCATCAATGTGGCTACATACTGAGGATACACCTTCCAGTATGTGG AACTGAATGCACTACATGATGAGATGAAACCACTTGGACTCACTATTCTTGGCTTTCCTTGTAACCAGTTTGGGAAGCAAGAACctggacaaaaacatgaaatcctGCCAGCTTTAAA ATATGTCCGACCAGGCAACAAATTTGTTCCAAACTTCCTGCTGTTTGAGAAAGGTGATGTGAATGGAGAGTATGAGCAAGAGGTTTTCACATTCTTGAAG AACTCGTGTCCTCCAGTCGGGGAAGACTTCGGGCCGACCACAGACCGATTGTTCTGGCAGCCTCTGAAGATCAGTGACATCAAGTGGAATTTTGAGAAGTTCCTGGTTGGGCCAGATGGGAAGCCTGTGATGCGGTGGCACCCGTCGGTCAACATTTCTGTGGTCCGAGCTGACGTTCACAAATACCTGCTCCAACGTTACACACAGAAGCTTTTCAATTAG
- the gpx3 gene encoding glutathione peroxidase 3 isoform X1, translating into MRGRNARRQPLAIMSKDIGQLWTFVPPLLLLALLRPCTAQASLTRTPMVCPTSPAKEQCSSSTDGDIYKYNAKTLNGSHNVSFSDYKGMSVLFINVATYUGYTFQYVELNALHDEMKPLGLTILGFPCNQFGKQEPGQKHEILPALKYVRPGNKFVPNFLLFEKGDVNGEYEQEVFTFLKNSCPPVGEDFGPTTDRLFWQPLKISDIKWNFEKFLVGPDGKPVMRWHPSVNISVVRADVHKYLLQRYTQKLFN; encoded by the exons ATGAGAGGAAGGAACGCTAGGAGACAACCGCTCGCTATCATGTCGAAGGATATCGGCCAGTTGTGGACCTTtgtgccgccgctgctgctgctcgcgCTGCTGCGACCATGTACAGCTCAGGCATCGTTGACTCGG ACACCAATGGTCTGTCCTACCAGCCCAGCAAAAGAG CAGTGCAGCTCGTCTACAGATGGTgacatttacaaatacaatgCAAAGACTCTGAACGGGAGTCACAATGTGAGCTTCAGCGACTACAAAGGCATGAGTGTCCTTTTCATCAATGTGGCTACATACTGAGGATACACCTTCCAGTATGTGG AACTGAATGCACTACATGATGAGATGAAACCACTTGGACTCACTATTCTTGGCTTTCCTTGTAACCAGTTTGGGAAGCAAGAACctggacaaaaacatgaaatcctGCCAGCTTTAAA ATATGTCCGACCAGGCAACAAATTTGTTCCAAACTTCCTGCTGTTTGAGAAAGGTGATGTGAATGGAGAGTATGAGCAAGAGGTTTTCACATTCTTGAAG AACTCGTGTCCTCCAGTCGGGGAAGACTTCGGGCCGACCACAGACCGATTGTTCTGGCAGCCTCTGAAGATCAGTGACATCAAGTGGAATTTTGAGAAGTTCCTGGTTGGGCCAGATGGGAAGCCTGTGATGCGGTGGCACCCGTCGGTCAACATTTCTGTGGTCCGAGCTGACGTTCACAAATACCTGCTCCAACGTTACACACAGAAGCTTTTCAATTAG
- the dctn4 gene encoding dynactin subunit 4 isoform X1 codes for MASLLQPDKVVYLVRGEKKIRAPLSQLYFCRYCSELRSLECVSHEVDSHYCPSCLENMPSAEAKLKKNRCANCFDCPCCMHTLSTRATNIPAPLPDDPTKTTMKKAYYLACGFCRWTSRDVGMADKSVASGGWQEPENPHTQRINKLIEYYQQLAHREKQERDRKKLARRRQCMPLAFSQHTIHVVEKYGLGTRLQRQRPGAPISSLSGLSLKEGEDQKEITIEPAQALDEVEPLPEDCYTGPISLPEVTTLRQRLLQPDFQPAGASQLHPRHKHLLMKRSLRCRKCEHNLSKPEFNPTSIKFKIQLVAVSYIPEVRIMSIPNLRFMKESQVLLTLTNPVENITHVTLIGCQEEDPDDINSTAKVLVPGKELVLAGKDAAAEYDELAEPQDFQDDPDVVAFRKSNKIGFFIKVIPQKEDDVDVAVSFKIRHDFRNLAAPVRPSEEGGDSTADAIWLTHHVELRLGPLAP; via the exons ATGGCGTCTCTTCTGCAGCCGGATAAAGTTGTCTATTTGGTtcgtggagagaaaaaaatcagagcTCCTTTGTCTCAGCTTTATTTCTGTCGCTACTGCAGTGAGCTTCGATCTCTGGAATGTGTCTCTCACGAG GTGGACTCCCACTATTGTCCAAGCTGTCTGGAAAACATGCCATCTGCAGAGGCTAAGCTTAAAAAGAACAG GTGTGCAAATTGTTTTGACTGCCCATgctgcatgcacacactgtcAACTCGGGCCACCAACATACCAGCTCCTCTGCCTGATGATCCTACTAAGACAACCATGAAGAAGGCCTATTATCTGGCATGCGGTTTCTGTCGCTGGACCTCCAGGGATGTAGGAATGGCTGACAAATCAGTTG CCAGTGGTGGATGGCAGGAACCAGAGAATCCTCATACTCAGCGG ATCAACAAGCTGATTGAGTATTACCAGCAACTAGCTCACCGAGAGaagcaggagagagacagaaagaagcTGGCCAGGAGAAGACAGTGCATGCCTCTGGCATTCTCG CAACACACTATTCACGTGGTG GAGAAATATGGCCTTGGAACTCGACTACAGAGGCAGAGGCCTGGAGCTCCCATTTCAAGCCTGTCAGGCCTTTC CCTTAAAGAAGGTGAGGACCAGAAAGAGATTACTATCGAACCTGCCCAGGCCCTTGATGAAGTGGAGCCGCTGCCTGAAGATTGTTATACCGGGCCCATCAGTTTACCAGAGG TGACTACGCTGCGCCAGCGGCTTCTGCAGCCTGATTTCCAGCCTGCAGGTGCATCTCAGCTCCACCCTAGACACAAACACCTTCTGATGAAACGCTCTCTGCGCTGCAGG AAATGTGAACACAATTTGAGCAAGCCAGAGTTTAATCCAACTTCAATCAAGTTTAAAATTCAGCTGGTGGCTGT GAGTTATATACCTGAAGTGAGAATAATGTCCATTCCAAATCTCCGGTTCATGAAG GAGAGCCAAGTGCTGCTGACTTTGACCAACCCAGTGGAGAACATCACCCATGTCACTTTGATCGGTTGTCAGGAGGAGGATCCCGATGACATCAACAGCACTGCCAAG GTTTTAGTTCCTGGCAAGGAGCTGGTATTAGCAGGAAAGGATGCTGCTGCAGAGTACGATGAACTGGCtgaacctcaggacttccagGACGACCCAGA TGTGGTTGCCTTCAGGAAATCCAACAAGATTGGTTTCTTCATCAAAGTCATCCCTCAGAAAGAAGACGACGTGGATGTTGCCGTTTCGTTCAAGATAAGACACGACTTCCGCAACCTCGCAGCTCCCGTCAGGCCAAGCGAGGAGGGGGGCGATAGCACTGCTGATGCCATTTGGCTCACACACCACGTGGAGCTGAGGCTGGGACCACTCGCCCCCTGA
- the dctn4 gene encoding dynactin subunit 4 isoform X2, with amino-acid sequence MASLLQPDKVVYLVRGEKKIRAPLSQLYFCRYCSELRSLECVSHEVDSHYCPSCLENMPSAEAKLKKNRCANCFDCPCCMHTLSTRATNIPAPLPDDPTKTTMKKAYYLACGFCRWTSRDVGMADKSVASGGWQEPENPHTQRINKLIEYYQQLAHREKQERDRKKLARRRQCMPLAFSEKYGLGTRLQRQRPGAPISSLSGLSLKEGEDQKEITIEPAQALDEVEPLPEDCYTGPISLPEVTTLRQRLLQPDFQPAGASQLHPRHKHLLMKRSLRCRKCEHNLSKPEFNPTSIKFKIQLVAVSYIPEVRIMSIPNLRFMKESQVLLTLTNPVENITHVTLIGCQEEDPDDINSTAKVLVPGKELVLAGKDAAAEYDELAEPQDFQDDPDVVAFRKSNKIGFFIKVIPQKEDDVDVAVSFKIRHDFRNLAAPVRPSEEGGDSTADAIWLTHHVELRLGPLAP; translated from the exons ATGGCGTCTCTTCTGCAGCCGGATAAAGTTGTCTATTTGGTtcgtggagagaaaaaaatcagagcTCCTTTGTCTCAGCTTTATTTCTGTCGCTACTGCAGTGAGCTTCGATCTCTGGAATGTGTCTCTCACGAG GTGGACTCCCACTATTGTCCAAGCTGTCTGGAAAACATGCCATCTGCAGAGGCTAAGCTTAAAAAGAACAG GTGTGCAAATTGTTTTGACTGCCCATgctgcatgcacacactgtcAACTCGGGCCACCAACATACCAGCTCCTCTGCCTGATGATCCTACTAAGACAACCATGAAGAAGGCCTATTATCTGGCATGCGGTTTCTGTCGCTGGACCTCCAGGGATGTAGGAATGGCTGACAAATCAGTTG CCAGTGGTGGATGGCAGGAACCAGAGAATCCTCATACTCAGCGG ATCAACAAGCTGATTGAGTATTACCAGCAACTAGCTCACCGAGAGaagcaggagagagacagaaagaagcTGGCCAGGAGAAGACAGTGCATGCCTCTGGCATTCTCG GAGAAATATGGCCTTGGAACTCGACTACAGAGGCAGAGGCCTGGAGCTCCCATTTCAAGCCTGTCAGGCCTTTC CCTTAAAGAAGGTGAGGACCAGAAAGAGATTACTATCGAACCTGCCCAGGCCCTTGATGAAGTGGAGCCGCTGCCTGAAGATTGTTATACCGGGCCCATCAGTTTACCAGAGG TGACTACGCTGCGCCAGCGGCTTCTGCAGCCTGATTTCCAGCCTGCAGGTGCATCTCAGCTCCACCCTAGACACAAACACCTTCTGATGAAACGCTCTCTGCGCTGCAGG AAATGTGAACACAATTTGAGCAAGCCAGAGTTTAATCCAACTTCAATCAAGTTTAAAATTCAGCTGGTGGCTGT GAGTTATATACCTGAAGTGAGAATAATGTCCATTCCAAATCTCCGGTTCATGAAG GAGAGCCAAGTGCTGCTGACTTTGACCAACCCAGTGGAGAACATCACCCATGTCACTTTGATCGGTTGTCAGGAGGAGGATCCCGATGACATCAACAGCACTGCCAAG GTTTTAGTTCCTGGCAAGGAGCTGGTATTAGCAGGAAAGGATGCTGCTGCAGAGTACGATGAACTGGCtgaacctcaggacttccagGACGACCCAGA TGTGGTTGCCTTCAGGAAATCCAACAAGATTGGTTTCTTCATCAAAGTCATCCCTCAGAAAGAAGACGACGTGGATGTTGCCGTTTCGTTCAAGATAAGACACGACTTCCGCAACCTCGCAGCTCCCGTCAGGCCAAGCGAGGAGGGGGGCGATAGCACTGCTGATGCCATTTGGCTCACACACCACGTGGAGCTGAGGCTGGGACCACTCGCCCCCTGA